Proteins from a single region of Salipiger sp. H15:
- a CDS encoding CaiB/BaiF CoA-transferase family protein, protein MQLPPQLPPMHGVRVIELARILAGPWAGQVLADLGAEVIKVEAPEGDDTRRWGPPFIEREGDRSAAYFHATNRGKRSVVADFRTAEGQALVRELVADADVVIENFKLGGLRKYGLDYESLREVNPRLVYCSITGFGQDGPYAERAGYDFLIQGMAGWMDLTGSPDGEPQKVGVAFADIFTGLYSVIGIQAALAARERTGRGQLVDMALLDCAVGVLANQGMNFLATGRAPRRLGNAHPNIAPYEVLPTGSGDLILAVGNDGQFARLCDVLGLTLAEDARFATNEARVAHRELLRPALVEALAKWGRAELLAALEKATVPAGPINSVDQVFENPQVIARGMRIEGDGVPGIRTPIRLSETPLAPARPSPKLGQG, encoded by the coding sequence ATGCAACTGCCTCCCCAGTTGCCCCCCATGCACGGGGTGCGCGTGATCGAGCTTGCGCGCATCCTCGCCGGGCCCTGGGCCGGGCAGGTGCTGGCCGACCTCGGGGCCGAGGTGATCAAGGTCGAGGCGCCCGAGGGCGACGACACCCGTCGCTGGGGCCCGCCGTTCATCGAGCGCGAGGGCGACCGGTCTGCCGCCTATTTCCACGCCACGAACCGGGGCAAGCGCTCGGTGGTCGCGGATTTCCGCACCGCCGAGGGGCAGGCGCTGGTGCGCGAGCTGGTGGCGGATGCCGACGTGGTGATCGAGAACTTCAAGCTCGGCGGCCTGCGCAAGTACGGGCTCGACTACGAGAGCCTGCGCGAGGTGAACCCCCGGCTGGTCTATTGCTCGATCACCGGCTTCGGGCAGGACGGTCCCTATGCCGAGCGGGCGGGGTATGACTTCCTGATCCAGGGCATGGCGGGCTGGATGGACCTGACCGGCAGCCCGGACGGCGAGCCGCAGAAGGTCGGCGTCGCCTTTGCCGACATCTTCACCGGGCTCTACTCGGTGATCGGCATCCAGGCGGCGCTGGCCGCGCGCGAGCGCACCGGGCGGGGACAACTGGTCGACATGGCGCTGCTCGACTGCGCCGTCGGCGTGCTGGCCAACCAGGGGATGAACTTCCTCGCCACCGGCCGCGCGCCGCGCCGGCTGGGCAATGCGCATCCCAACATCGCGCCCTACGAGGTACTGCCGACCGGGTCGGGCGACCTGATCCTTGCCGTGGGCAATGACGGGCAGTTCGCCCGGCTCTGCGACGTGCTGGGGCTGACGCTGGCCGAGGATGCGCGCTTTGCCACCAATGAGGCGCGGGTGGCGCATCGCGAGCTGCTGCGCCCCGCGCTGGTCGAGGCGCTGGCAAAGTGGGGCCGGGCCGAGCTGCTGGCGGCTCTGGAAAAGGCCACGGTGCCCGCCGGGCCGATCAACTCGGTCGACCAGGTCTTCGAAAACCCGCAGGTGATCGCGCGCGGGATGCGGATCGAGGGAGATGGTGTGCCGGGCATCCGCACGCCCATCCGCCTGTCGGAGACGCCGCTCGCCCCGGCGCGGCCCTCGCCCAAGCTCGGGCAGGGCTGA
- a CDS encoding acyl-CoA dehydrogenase, with product MTDLSHLKPKERPELASFAWEDPLLFGEQLEEEERMIRDAAHAFAQDKLLPRVEHAYLDEHTDPEIFREMGALGLLGSTIPEAYGGIGAGYVAYGLVAREVERVDSGYRSMMSVQSSLVMYPIYAYGSEEQRMKYLPKLASGEWIGCFGLTEPDAGSDPAGMKTRAVKTEGGYVLKGSKMWISNAPIADVFVVWAKSEAHGGKIRGFVLEKGMKGLSAPKIGGKLSLRASITGEIVMDDVEVGEEALLPNVEGLKGPFGCLNRARYGIAWGVMGAAEFCWHQARQYGLDRKQFGKPLAGTQLFQKKLADMQTEIALGLQACLRTGRLMDEGRAAPEMVSLIKRNNCGKALDIARMARDMHGGNGIQIEYGVMRHAANLETVNTYEGTHDVHALILGRAQTGIQAFF from the coding sequence ATGACCGACCTGTCCCATCTCAAGCCCAAGGAACGCCCCGAGCTGGCCTCGTTCGCCTGGGAGGACCCGCTGCTGTTCGGGGAGCAGCTCGAGGAAGAGGAGCGGATGATCCGCGACGCGGCCCATGCCTTCGCTCAGGACAAGCTGCTGCCGCGCGTCGAGCACGCCTATCTCGACGAGCACACCGACCCGGAGATCTTCCGCGAGATGGGCGCGCTCGGCCTGCTCGGCTCGACCATCCCCGAGGCCTACGGCGGCATCGGCGCGGGTTACGTGGCTTACGGGCTCGTCGCGCGCGAGGTGGAGCGGGTGGACAGCGGTTATCGCTCGATGATGTCGGTGCAGTCCTCGCTCGTGATGTACCCGATCTATGCCTACGGCTCGGAAGAGCAGCGCATGAAGTACCTGCCGAAGCTGGCCAGCGGCGAGTGGATCGGCTGCTTCGGCCTGACCGAGCCTGACGCGGGCTCGGACCCGGCGGGGATGAAGACCCGCGCGGTGAAGACCGAGGGCGGCTACGTGCTGAAGGGGTCCAAGATGTGGATCTCGAACGCGCCGATCGCCGATGTCTTCGTGGTCTGGGCCAAGTCCGAGGCGCATGGCGGCAAGATCCGCGGCTTCGTGCTGGAAAAGGGCATGAAGGGCCTCAGCGCGCCGAAGATCGGCGGCAAGCTGTCGCTGCGGGCGAGCATCACCGGCGAGATCGTCATGGATGACGTCGAGGTCGGCGAGGAGGCGCTGCTGCCCAATGTCGAGGGGCTGAAGGGGCCGTTCGGCTGCCTCAACCGCGCGCGTTACGGCATCGCCTGGGGCGTCATGGGCGCCGCCGAGTTCTGCTGGCACCAGGCGCGCCAGTATGGCCTCGACCGCAAGCAGTTCGGCAAGCCGCTGGCCGGCACGCAGCTCTTCCAGAAGAAGCTCGCCGACATGCAGACCGAGATCGCGCTGGGGCTGCAGGCCTGCCTGCGCACCGGCCGCCTGATGGACGAGGGCCGCGCCGCGCCCGAGATGGTCTCGCTGATCAAGCGCAACAACTGCGGCAAGGCGCTGGATATCGCGCGCATGGCCCGCGACATGCACGGCGGCAACGGCATCCAGATCGAATACGGCGTGATGCGCCACGCGGCCAACCTCGAGACGGTGAACACCTACGAGGGCACCCATGACGTGCACGCGCTGATCCTCGGGCGGGCACAGACCGGCATCCAGGCGTTCTTCTGA